One segment of Chlorocebus sabaeus isolate Y175 chromosome 24, mChlSab1.0.hap1, whole genome shotgun sequence DNA contains the following:
- the CCDC177 gene encoding coiled-coil domain-containing protein 177 produces the protein MVDPVPEEEKAGAEPGDSGGDEAAASVPPDAQGAQEPAASSASASAAVPRKAEVPCAAAGSGRREQSPLLHLDLFNFDCPEAEGSRYVLTSPRSLEACARCAVKPVELLPRALADLVREAPGRSMRVATGLYEAYEAERRAKLQQCRAERERIMREEKRRLFTPLGPAAAAAPAAASAPSAGSSSSCSSASLPASPAPRAARKASPSPSSARTQPPPAGSRTGRKSHSLDSLSRRREGAVSSESGASSSSYSGESLRELRWPPRASARNSCPAGSASSTTNAPGRPSALTLVPITGRSFSLGDLSHSPQTAQHVERIVRQVRAERGLRGVPERDRKIAALMLARHQEELLLLEQRAAAHDQWELQRVRAEQRREREEREKQRALEQGRRAWAAQVEERRGRRGREEREAARRRQRQYERSEERRRELAERQGLLRRERAERTAREDRLRKLQQEQNLKQREEGLQEGRERAEQIRRERAQRAARAKQRQEGQLQREKRELSRAERARHEALLQGRARQQRQEREGLRNSLEASLGRAQENYEHLVEQRTRELRERARREELQGRRAKEAAERKEREHQAHLEALARAGERRLQHATQVAEEAVQQKARRVGQSRLEKERAQRANKEKVERDEDCRRRELLQAIGRKLERSEQLSRERRSALESARSTARASFHVREKVREETNTRSFDRMVREAQLHASLDRK, from the coding sequence ATGGTGGACCCGGTGCCTGAAGAAGAGAAGGCAGGAGCGGAGCCCGGCGACTCCGGAGGGGACGAGGCCGCGGCGTCCGTGCCCCCTGATGCCCAGGGCGCCCAGGAGCCCGCAGCCTCCTCGGCCTCGGCCTCCGCGGCGGTGCCCCGCAAGGCAGAAGTCCCGTGTGCAGCCGCAGGAAGTGGGCGGCGGGAGCAGTCCCCGCTGCTGCACCTCGACCTCTTCAACTTCGACTGCCCGGAGGCGGAGGGCAGCCGCTACGTGCTGACCAGCCCCCGCTCGCTAGAGGCCTGCGCCCGCTGTGCGGTCAAGCCGGTGGAGCTGCTGCCACGGGCCCTGGCCGATCTGGTGCGCGAGGCTCCGGGCCGCTCCATGCGGGTGGCCACTGGACTGTATGAGGCCTACGAGGCGGAGCGGCGCGCCAAGCTGCAACAATGCCGGGCCGAGCGCGAGCGCATCATGCGCGAGGAGAAGCGGCGCCTTTTCACGCCTTTGGGCCCCGCGGCGGCCGCGGCCCCCGCCGCGGCCTCAGCACCTAGCgcgggcagcagcagcagctgcagcagcgcCAGCCTCCCGGCCTCGCCCGCGCCGCGTGCGGCCCGCAAGGCTTCCCCCAGTCCCTCCTCCGCCCGGACCCAACCTCCGCCAGCGGGTTCTAGGACAGGCAGGAAGAGCCATTCGCTGGACTCACTGTCCCGCCGGCGTGAGGGCGCCGTCAGCTCCGAGTCGGGCGCATCGTCGTCATCCTACAGTGGGGAAAGCTTGAGGGAGCTGCGCTGGCCGCCTCGGGCCTCGGCCAGGAACAGCTGCCCGGCGGGGTCGGCGTCCTCCACCACCAACGCTCCGGGCCGCCCGTCCGCCCTGACCCTGGTTCCGATCACCGGCCGCAGCTTCAGCCTCGGCGACCTGAGCCATTCGCCGCAGACCGCTCAGCACGTGGAGCGCATCGTGCGCCAAGTGCGTGCGGAGCGCGGCCTGCGCGGGGTGCCGGAACGTGACCGGAAGATCGCGGCGCTCATGCTGGCGCGGCACCAGGAGGAGCTCCTGCTGCTGGAGCAACGTGCGGCGGCCCACGACCAGTGGGAGCTGCAGCGCGTGCGCGCCGAGCAGCGGCGGGAGCGCGAGGAGCGGGAGAAGCAGCGCGCCCTGGAGCAGGGCCGCAGAGCCTGGGCCGCGCAGGTGGAGGAGCGGCGAGGCCGCCGTGGCCGCGAAGAGCGCGAGGCGgcgcggcggcggcagcggcagtACGAGCGCAGCGAGGAGCGGCGGCGGGAGCTGGCCGAGCGCCAGGGCCTACTGCGGCGCGAGCGGGCGGAGCGCACGGCCCGGGAGGATCGGCTGCGCAAGCTTCAGCAGGAGCAGAACCTGAAGCAACGTGAGGAAGGCCTGCAGGAAGGGCGGGAGCGGGCCGAGCAGATCCGCAGGGAGCGCGCCCAGCGCGCGGCCCGCGCCAAGCAGCGGCAGGAGGGTCAGCTGCAGCGGGAGAAGCGGGAGCTGAGCCGGGCCGAGCGGGCGCGCCACGAGGCGCTGCTACAGGGCCGGGCCCGGCAGCAGCGCCAGGAGCGAGAGGGCCTGCGGAACTCGCTGGAAGCCAGCTTGGGCCGCGCGCAGGAGAACTACGAGCATTTGGTGGAGCAGCGCACCCGGGAGCTGCGAGAGCGGGCCCGACGAGAGGAGCTGCAGGGTCGGCGGGCCAAGGAGGCGGCAGAGCGCAAAGAGCGGGAACATCAGGCGCACCTGGAGGCGCTGGCCCGGGCGGGGGAGCGACGGCTGCAGCACGCGACGCAGGTGGCCGAGGAAGCAGTGCAGCAGAAGGCGCGGCGCGTGGGCCAGAGCCGGCTGGAGAAGGAACGAGCCCAGCGTGCCAACAAAGAGAAGGTGGAGAGGGACGAAGACTGCCGCCGGCGAGAGCTACTCCAGGCCATCGGGCGCAAGCTGGAGCGCAGCGAGCAATTGTCGCGGGAACGGCGCAGTGCACTGGAGAGCGCCCGCTCCACAGCCCGGGCCTCCTTCCACGTGCGCGAGAAGGTGCGGGAGGAGACCAACACACGCTCCTTCGACCGCATGGTGCGGGAGGCCCAGCTACACGCCAGCCTGGACCGCAAATAA